The following nucleotide sequence is from Podospora bellae-mahoneyi strain CBS 112042 chromosome 1 map unlocalized CBS112042p_1, whole genome shotgun sequence.
GGCTCTTTAATTGAGATCACGGCGGAGGGTGAGGCTAGGGCTAAGGCCCATCAATTAGGTATCTTTGATGTATGGTTGTATTCCAAACAGCACTCTCCCATTTGTTGTCCATCTCCTTCCCGGCACGCAGTTGGGAGACGGGACAGAAATAACCCCCCCAGCCTGGGGGTTGCACTGTACATATATATCTTGATGTGTTTCCTATAAACAAACAACTAGAGCAGATCACACCTCGCAAAACAAAGACAATTCATAGCATCTCAATACCATGTGCCCTTACCAAAACAAAATTCACCAGacatacatacacacacattTGCCACCCTATACCTGCCCAAAGCCTGACCCTGATAACCGCACAAAAAAGAAATAGATATCCTGCCCAACCACCCAGCAAATAAAACGCCAAAGACATAACACAACCCTGAACCCCCAAGCTCCTTAAATAATGCTGATAAATGGGTCACTGATTTGCTCAAGGCGCCTATCTCCTGGCAACTTTCCGTTGACGCGTAGAGCGACGCTTGGTATCCTACACCGCTGACTGCTGCTCCCTTTGCTTCTCATCCGCATTACTGAGCTCCAACGCCTTCAGACTTGCATCGCACATTGCGACATCTCCGTCGACATCTTTGGGCAGACGGCTCTCTCGAGGTGGCTGTTGCTCCGGCTGTTGCTCCGGCTGTTGCTCCGGCTGTTGTTCCGGCTGCTGCcccaactgctgctgctgtgaagATGCCGATGCCGACGCTGCCCGAGCCGCAACAGTACTGTTCCTCGAACTAACCCTTGTCGGTGGGCGACCCCTCCCACGCTTTGGCTTTTGCTGCTTCTGTGGCTTCGCGCCCAACTAAGACTCGAGATGTGACCACTCCGGGATAGCACGGATCTGCGCCCACATGAACTTCTCCAGCTTGTTCGCGCACTTGGCGTACGGGGTCGTCTCGTTGTTGTATTTCCTGCAGTTGTCAAACACAAGCTTGGCGTCCTTGATGAAGTCCTCCGGCGTGGCGTACTGGTCGGCCTCGAGCTTGGTCTCCATTGTCGAGAGGTCCATCGGCTCCTTGATCACGTCGTAGTAATCTGCCACCTCATCTCTATTGACGGGCATCAAAAACGGCCAGGCAGACTGGTGGTTCTGGAGATCGTTGAGGAGGTGCAAAAGCTGGTTGTAGTTCGGACCGTGGCGGGGCTGGCGGGCAAGTTCGTCCATGTCGGGAGACCAACCGCTGGCGCGGATGGCTTCTATCGACAAGGGGTCTATCGGGGCAACGCCGTTCTTCTGCCATTGctttggtggttggtgaatGATGTGCGACTTTGAGTAGGCCCGAATCTTAGCCTGGACACATTCTTTTTGCTTGAGCAGCATGCGACCCATCTCCAAGTACCGGATGCGCGGCAGCATGGTGCACTGCATGATGGTACCCCCTTCATAGTCCTTGATATAACCCATCCATATTGACTTGTCCAGTGTGATTTCCTTCGTAAACCCTTGTTTCTTAAAATAGCCAATAGCATAGTTATCGGCGTAGGTCAGGAAGTGCATCACATCCGAGGTCGCCTTCACATAATCTTTAAGATGAGACATCAAGTGCGCGCCGTAGCCTTTGACTTGTTGATCCGAAGAGATGGCGCAGAATACGATTTCGGCAAATTTGCGGCCCTTGAACGGCCGGTACGTGATGCCTCCTACCACTTCCAAAGGCTTCTTCACAATGGCTATCGACAAATGGGTTCGGTCGTACACGAGGCGCGCAATATAGTCCTTGGGCATTTTCGGGAGCTGCTTCTGGAAGATACATTTCAGGCCGGTAAGGATAATAAGACTCTCGCGctcgttgtcgttgttgaccACTCGAAACTCGATCTCGCCATTGCGCTCTTCGATTACGGCTGGCTGAGGGGTCAGTTAGCATATTTCTTGTGGCATGTAGACAGCCCCAGGACAGGCAGGAACACAAAAAGCAAATAGTGAAAATACCTTTTCCGGAAAGGGGATTGCTGGAACCTTGAGGGGCTTCTTCTCGGGCTCGACTGACTCGTCGACCTTGACGCGCTTCGCCGCCGTGGGAGAGGTCGGCTCGTCGGTCGCTTTGCGCTTCGTGTCCTTAGCCATGTTGCGCGCGGCGATTCCGGGATGAAAGCGAGTGAGGGCTGTATATGGGCGACGGCTCAAGCTGTCAAGCTTCTGGCGCCATTCATTTCGATGGCAAGCGCCGGGGATTGATAGAAGTTGTCGCGTTGCCGATTGACGATGGctccgatgatgatgcggagAGAAGTGGATCTCGGTTCTCGAAGCTGCCACTTGCTGCGGCGCCTGGCCCCGGCTGCGACTGCAGGGTTGCCCCACCGACAGGGGGCCGCTGCCTGTGCAGAATGGCATTAGTCCGTTTCGGGGTTCGAACACGTTCCCGTTCTTGAGCTTCAGCTTCACGTCTAGTGAAGCTGTCCCAGAGCTGCTGGCACCGACAGCCTATCCGTACAGGCAATCACCAACTCTGCGTCCTTCATCTGTCTACTACCACAtctccagcatcatcacaGCACATGGATTCTTCACTGCACGAGGTCTGGCAGGCTGCGTCCGGCTCGCCGTTCACCCCCGCCATCGGCAAGGACAACCAGTTTCTCTTGGCCTTCATTCTCCTGGTCTTGGGCTTTGGCTTCAGTGGCGCGTTCGCTCTGAGTATGCTTGCACCCGCACCTCCTCCGCGCAAACCATCTTGCTAACCCTGACATTGCGACAGACCGGTCTGTAGTGAGCCTCCCAACTTTGGCTGTGCCTGCGTCGTTGTCGCTTGCGTACGTTTTCCACCCACCGGGTCCAGATCCATAGGGATATTTGTTCTAACATCCAAAAGGTTTGGTGTGGTTTACATGTTCTGTGCGGTCGGGGTCTACGTTTAAGATACCCTCGAAATCTGTACCATAATTCTTTCCTTCGCACAAAAGCAATTCGATTCCTGTTTGACATTCCTcgtttccaccacccccaccaaccaagaTGGACGCACCAGACCCCCCTATCTTGCGAGCCGTCACCAGCTCAACCAGACTTCTCTATCAGCTACTCAAAGCGATCAATTTCACCAATAAAGTCCACGTCGAGATCACCGAGAAAGGAATCCGCTTCTCGACCGACCACGCCAGAGTGATGCAAGGCGTCACCCATTGGGGCAAATCTCTCTTTACCTCGTACACCACAAATATTCCCGCCCCCGAAGAATCCAACGGCAAccccgacgacgaagacgatgCCCCTCCCCTCTCGGTCATATTTCAACTATCTCTACCCGCCCTCTTGGAAACCCTTCAGATCTTTGGCGCCGCCGACGCAGCCGCCCGCCAGGCCAGATCAGACATTGACCCCTACCGCAGCACCAACCTCCGCAACTACCGCTCCGacgccttctccaaccaGACCCTCGGCATGAGTAACGGCACTTGTTCGCTATCCTACAATGCCGAAGGTGACCCCttcagcatcatcctcgaAGAAGGTAGCGTGAAGACAACCTGCAACCTCACAACCTATGTTCCTGAAATCCCAGAGGACATCCCCTTTGACATTGAAGATTTGGGATTCAAGATCATCACCCAGGCCAAGTGGCTGCTGGATGCCCTGGCTGAACTTGCGCCCGCTTCGCCAGAAAAATTGATAATTACCGCTAGCAAAGCAGCGCCTTATCTCAAGCTTACAAGTGTAGGGGGTGCTttggggagtggtg
It contains:
- the GCN5_1 gene encoding histone acetyltransferase (EggNog:ENOG503NVPK; COG:B; COG:K), coding for MAKDTKRKATDEPTSPTAAKRVKVDESVEPEKKPLKVPAIPFPEKPAVIEERNGEIEFRVVNNDNERESLIILTGLKCIFQKQLPKMPKDYIARLVYDRTHLSIAIVKKPLEVVGGITYRPFKGRKFAEIVFCAISSDQQVKGYGAHLMSHLKDYVKATSDVMHFLTYADNYAIGYFKKQGFTKEITLDKSIWMGYIKDYEGGTIMQCTMLPRIRYLEMGRMLLKQKECVQAKIRAYSKSHIIHQPPKQWQKNGVAPIDPLSIEAIRASGWSPDMDELARQPRHGPNYNQLLHLLNDLQNHQSAWPFLMPVNRDEVADYYDVIKEPMDLSTMETKLEADQYATPEDFIKDAKLVFDNCRKYNNETTPYAKCANKLEKFMWAQIRAIPEWSHLES
- the rad1_1 gene encoding checkpoint clamp complex protein Rad1 (COG:D; COG:L; EggNog:ENOG503NWHR), with translation MDSSLHEVWQAASGSPFTPAIGKDNQFLLAFILLVLGFGFSGAFALNRSVVSLPTLAVPASLSLAYVFHPPGPDP
- the rad1_2 gene encoding checkpoint clamp complex protein Rad1 (COG:D; COG:L; BUSCO:EOG092648O6; EggNog:ENOG503NWHR) — protein: MDAPDPPILRAVTSSTRLLYQLLKAINFTNKVHVEITEKGIRFSTDHARVMQGVTHWGKSLFTSYTTNIPAPEESNGNPDDEDDAPPLSVIFQLSLPALLETLQIFGAADAAARQARSDIDPYRSTNLRNYRSDAFSNQTLGMSNGTCSLSYNAEGDPFSIILEEGSVKTTCNLTTYVPEIPEDIPFDIEDLGFKIITQAKWLLDALAELAPASPEKLIITASKAAPYLKLTSVGGALGSGGIDFAQGKDLLETFSVRKKKWSQAFKFDMLKAANEAMRIATKVSLRGDGQGVLSMQFLVEVGGEGGGVCFLDFRFVPYADREEEDDDEMECEEGEHGMEVDG